A single region of the Lineus longissimus chromosome 14, tnLinLong1.2, whole genome shotgun sequence genome encodes:
- the LOC135499247 gene encoding mothers against decapentaplegic homolog 3-like isoform X1, whose translation MSMLPFTPPIVKRLLGWKKGDDTKEDKWCEKAVKSLVKKLRKTGGLDELEKAITTQDKNTKCITIPRATTDYRSLDGRLQVSHRKGLPHVIYSRLWRWPELQSHHELRPTENCEYAFSLKREEVCVNPYHYTKVETPVLPPVLVPRQTGEPPTEYPPLDDFSNTVPDNIDYPCGFQDQPLSIPETPPPGYMSEDGDNNENSNQMEGVDVSPSPPVDAQPVTYTEPTFWCSISYYELNHRVGETFHASQPSLTVDGFTDPSNSERFCLGLLSNVNRTPPVELTRRHIGKGVRLYYIGGEVFAECLSDSAVFVQSPNCNQRYGWHPATVCKIPPGCNLKIFNNQEFAALLAQSVNQGFEAVYQLTKMCTIRMSFVKGWGAEYRRQTVTSTPCWIEIHLNGPLQWLDKVLNQMGSPHMPCSSVS comes from the exons ATGTCTATGCTACCTTTCACACCGCCCATCGTAAAGCGATTACTCGGCTGGAAAAAAGGCGACGACACGAAAGAAGACAAATGGTGTGAAAAGGCTGTGAAAAGTCTTGTGAAAAAGCTCCGAAAAACGGGTGGTCTGGACGAATTAGAAAAAGCTATTACCACCCAAGACAAAAACACTAAGTGTATTACCATCCCAAG GGCGACTACTGATTACAGATCATTGGACGGACGTCTCCAGGTTTCACATCGCAAGGGCCTACCGCACGTCATATACAGCCGACTGTGGCGTTGGCCGGAATTACAGTCGCATCACGAGCTGCGTCCGACAGAAAACTGCGAATACGCATTCTCGTTGAAGAGGGAGGAGGTGTGCGTCAACCCTTATCATTATACGAAGGTCGAGACACCCGTGTTACCACCAGTACTGGTTCCGCGACAGACAGGGGAGCCACCGACCGAATATCCGCCGTTAGACGACTTCTCAAATACTGTGCCGGATAATATCGACTATCCGTGCGGATTTCAAGATCAACCACTGAGTATTCCTG AAACTCCCCCACCAGGCTATATGAGTGAAGATGgggataataatgaaaactcCAATCAAATGG aggGAGTCGACGTCTCACCTAGTCCCCCAGTAG ATGCACAGCCAGTCACTTACACAGAACCAACATTTTGGTGCTCCATATCGTACTACGAGTTGAATCATCGCGTCGGCGAGACGTTTCATGCCTCCCAGCCGTCGTTAACCGTCGACGGTTTCACCGACCCGTCAAATTCGGAACGATTCTGTCTTGGGTTGTTGTCGAATGTGAATAGGACGCCGCCTGTGGAGTTGACGAGGAGGCATATAG GGAAGGGAGTGCGATTATATTATATTGGGGGTGAGGTATTTGCCGAATGTCTAAGTGATAGCGCCGTATTTGTACAGAGTCCGAACTGTAACCAGCGGTACGGATGGCATCCGGCGACTGTCTGTAAGATACCACCAG GGTGCAATTTGAAAATCTTCAATAACCAGGAGTTCGCGGCTCTCCTCGCTCAGTCTGTGAACCAGGGCTTCGAGGCTGTTTATCAACTCACCAAGATGTGCACCATCCGTATGAGCTTCGTCAAGGGATGGGGTGCTGAATACAG GCGACAGACGGTCACAAGCACGCCATGTTGGATCGAGATCCATCTGAACGGCCCGCTCCAGTGGTTAGACAAAGTTCTCAACCAGATGGGATCGCCACACATGCCCTGCTCGAGCGTTTCATAG
- the LOC135499247 gene encoding mothers against decapentaplegic homolog 3-like isoform X2, with protein sequence MSMLPFTPPIVKRLLGWKKGDDTKEDKWCEKAVKSLVKKLRKTGGLDELEKAITTQDKNTKCITIPRSLDGRLQVSHRKGLPHVIYSRLWRWPELQSHHELRPTENCEYAFSLKREEVCVNPYHYTKVETPVLPPVLVPRQTGEPPTEYPPLDDFSNTVPDNIDYPCGFQDQPLSIPETPPPGYMSEDGDNNENSNQMEGVDVSPSPPVDAQPVTYTEPTFWCSISYYELNHRVGETFHASQPSLTVDGFTDPSNSERFCLGLLSNVNRTPPVELTRRHIGKGVRLYYIGGEVFAECLSDSAVFVQSPNCNQRYGWHPATVCKIPPGCNLKIFNNQEFAALLAQSVNQGFEAVYQLTKMCTIRMSFVKGWGAEYRRQTVTSTPCWIEIHLNGPLQWLDKVLNQMGSPHMPCSSVS encoded by the exons ATGTCTATGCTACCTTTCACACCGCCCATCGTAAAGCGATTACTCGGCTGGAAAAAAGGCGACGACACGAAAGAAGACAAATGGTGTGAAAAGGCTGTGAAAAGTCTTGTGAAAAAGCTCCGAAAAACGGGTGGTCTGGACGAATTAGAAAAAGCTATTACCACCCAAGACAAAAACACTAAGTGTATTACCATCCCAAG ATCATTGGACGGACGTCTCCAGGTTTCACATCGCAAGGGCCTACCGCACGTCATATACAGCCGACTGTGGCGTTGGCCGGAATTACAGTCGCATCACGAGCTGCGTCCGACAGAAAACTGCGAATACGCATTCTCGTTGAAGAGGGAGGAGGTGTGCGTCAACCCTTATCATTATACGAAGGTCGAGACACCCGTGTTACCACCAGTACTGGTTCCGCGACAGACAGGGGAGCCACCGACCGAATATCCGCCGTTAGACGACTTCTCAAATACTGTGCCGGATAATATCGACTATCCGTGCGGATTTCAAGATCAACCACTGAGTATTCCTG AAACTCCCCCACCAGGCTATATGAGTGAAGATGgggataataatgaaaactcCAATCAAATGG aggGAGTCGACGTCTCACCTAGTCCCCCAGTAG ATGCACAGCCAGTCACTTACACAGAACCAACATTTTGGTGCTCCATATCGTACTACGAGTTGAATCATCGCGTCGGCGAGACGTTTCATGCCTCCCAGCCGTCGTTAACCGTCGACGGTTTCACCGACCCGTCAAATTCGGAACGATTCTGTCTTGGGTTGTTGTCGAATGTGAATAGGACGCCGCCTGTGGAGTTGACGAGGAGGCATATAG GGAAGGGAGTGCGATTATATTATATTGGGGGTGAGGTATTTGCCGAATGTCTAAGTGATAGCGCCGTATTTGTACAGAGTCCGAACTGTAACCAGCGGTACGGATGGCATCCGGCGACTGTCTGTAAGATACCACCAG GGTGCAATTTGAAAATCTTCAATAACCAGGAGTTCGCGGCTCTCCTCGCTCAGTCTGTGAACCAGGGCTTCGAGGCTGTTTATCAACTCACCAAGATGTGCACCATCCGTATGAGCTTCGTCAAGGGATGGGGTGCTGAATACAG GCGACAGACGGTCACAAGCACGCCATGTTGGATCGAGATCCATCTGAACGGCCCGCTCCAGTGGTTAGACAAAGTTCTCAACCAGATGGGATCGCCACACATGCCCTGCTCGAGCGTTTCATAG